GAAGTTGTCGTAGAGCGTCCAGAGGAAATAGCCTCGCACGTCGAAGCCGCTGGCGATGGCCCGGTTCAGTTGGATCAGGTGGTCTCGCAGGTACCCGATCCGCAGGTCGTCGGCGACGAACTGTTTGTCATCCGGTTTGTCGGCTTCGGCGTAGCCGTTTTCGGTGATGTAGATGGGGATCGACCCGTAGTAGCGGTTGATGTCCTCGATGGTCTCGTAGAGTCCTTCGGGAACGACCGGCCATCCCATCTCGCTTTTGGGCAGGTGGTGCAGATCGAGTTTGCCGGTGCCGATTACCGGGTCGTTTCCGCGCGGCGTGATGTAGTCGATCCAGTAGTAGTTGAGGCCCAGGAAGTCGATCTTGCGGCTGATGAGCTCCGAGTCGTCGACTTCGAATTTGGGGGCCCATCCCTTCTGCTCGATGATTCGCATGATGTCCGGCGGATACTCGCCCTTGAAGATCGGTTCGAGGTACCAGTAGGTGTAGAGCTGGTTGTAGATGCGAGCCGCCTCGACCGCCTCCGGCGAGTCGTCGGCCGGATGATTCTTCCAGACGTTGAGGGTGGTGCCGATCTGGGCGTCCGGCATCAGCTCGCGGGCCAGGCCCACCGCCATGCCGTGGGCGACGTTGAGGTGATGAGTGACCTGGAACGCATCGGCCATGTTCTTCTGGCCCGGTGCGTGGACGCCGCACCCGTAGCCAAGGAACGCCGTGCAGAACGGCTCGTTGAACGTGATCCACGATTCGACCCGGTCGCCCAGGCGGTCGAAGACGGTTTGGGCGTACTCGGCATACGCCTGGCAGGTTTGGCGGTTGACCCAGCCGCCCTGGTCCTGCAACGCCTGCGGCAGGTCCCAGTGGTAGAGGGTGATAAAGGGCGTGATTCGGGCCTGGAGCAGTTCATCGATGAGCCGGTCGTAGAAATCCAGACCGGCGGCATTCACACGTCCTCGCCCTTCGGGCAGGATTCGCGGCCATGAGAGGCTCAGGCGATACGCCGAAAGGTGCAACGCCTTCATCAACTCGATGTCTTCCTTCCAGCGGTGGTAGTGGTCGGCGGCCACGTCGCCGGTCTCGCCCGTTTTGATGCGGCCCGGCGTGTGCGAGAAGCGGTCCCAGATGCTCTCGCCCTTGCCGTCCTCGTTCCACGCCCCTTCGATCTGGGCCGCCGCCGCCGCCACCCCCCAGAGGAAATCGTCGCTGAAGCGGTATCGCAGCGGCATGCCCGCCGGCGCCTTGTCCGGGCGCAGCTCGGCATGCGGAAACGTCACATCCCAGTTCAATCCCTTGGTCATCATCGCCTCCATCGAAAAAGCGGCCTTTTCGGCCGCACCGGCCCTAACCTCCCGCGATCGGGCGTCTATGATGCTACGCCCGCTTCGACCGCCCGTCAAGCCATCAGACGCCGCTTTTACGCCCCGCGATCCGTCTTCCAGTTCGGCAGGGCTTTGGTCCGCCAGATATGCACGATCCGGTCCCGCTCAGCCGCGATGGCCTCATTGGCTGCGGGAAGCTGACGCACCTGCAATTCGATCTGTTTGATCATCATGCTGACCATGAACAGCGCCCCGTTTAAAGCGAGGTAGAGCAGAACGTGGATGCAGTTGAAGTAACCCTTGAATACGCCGTACATGAACAGGATAAAGGGCGTGCCCAGTACCACGATCTGGATCAGGGCGGCGTACATCTGCCGTCCGGCCATTCGGCGGTATTCATCCAAATCTTCTTGCGACCGCAACTGCGGCACTCGGCTCAGGAATTGCTTCAGTTCCGATCCGACATAGAACGTCATCCCGATCCCCACCGCCATCAGCCCCACGATAGCCGCCAAAAGAACCTGCGCCATGACCGCTCCTCTCATAGATTCAAACCCCCACACCCCTGCCGTCGACCATCCTACCGCCGCACGGTATCGCCCTCAAGAGTGTCCTGAACGAGTTCCTGATCGCTATCGTATCACAGGAAGACGGTTGAGGGCTCCAGAATGCCAGAGCAGAACGTGCTTAGTGCTTTCGCTGAAAATCACCTTCGCCGGAGGCTGTATCATTATTTATAATTACATTTCCGAGTAGCACTCATCCTGGGAGACCGGTTGGACATGGGTAAGACGAAG
This region of Phycisphaerae bacterium genomic DNA includes:
- a CDS encoding beta-glucosidase, with the translated sequence MPLRYRFSDDFLWGVAAAAAQIEGAWNEDGKGESIWDRFSHTPGRIKTGETGDVAADHYHRWKEDIELMKALHLSAYRLSLSWPRILPEGRGRVNAAGLDFYDRLIDELLQARITPFITLYHWDLPQALQDQGGWVNRQTCQAYAEYAQTVFDRLGDRVESWITFNEPFCTAFLGYGCGVHAPGQKNMADAFQVTHHLNVAHGMAVGLARELMPDAQIGTTLNVWKNHPADDSPEAVEAARIYNQLYTYWYLEPIFKGEYPPDIMRIIEQKGWAPKFEVDDSELISRKIDFLGLNYYWIDYITPRGNDPVIGTGKLDLHHLPKSEMGWPVVPEGLYETIEDINRYYGSIPIYITENGYAEADKPDDKQFVADDLRIGYLRDHLIQLNRAIASGFDVRGYFLWTLYDNFEWAEGYAKKLGIVRLVPQSLDRVAKKSALWYSAATRDGGFV